The window GACCAATGCCAGCCAGATCATTAAACAGGCCGATGTGCTGATGCTGCCATTTCTGTTTCCCGAGGCCTGTTCCCGCGAGGTGTCGGCCGCCAACTACGACTACTACGAGCCGAGGACCGATCACGGCAGCAGCCTGTCGCCACCGGTCCACGCGGCGTTAGCCGCGCGCCTCGGCCGTCTGGACGATGCGCAGCGCTACTGGCGCGAAAGCCTCTGGCTGGATCTCTCGAACACCATGGGCAACAGCGCACTCGGTGTCCATGCTGCCTCCATGGCGGCCACCTGGCAGGCGCTGGTGTTCGGCTTTCTGGATGTGCGGTTTTCCGAGCAGGGCCCGGTGGTCTCCGCGGAGGCGCCGCGGCGCCTGCTTAACGAGTGGGGTACGTTACACGTAACACTGCTGGACCGGGGGCGTGCCTTTGCCCTGGATATCGAACCCGGGGAGGAGCGGCCATGAAGCCGATCACCGACATCCTGATCCCCCTCGATGGTTCGCGCAGGGCGCTCGAAGGCCTCAGCGTTGCCATCTGGCTCGGCGCGCGTCTCGGCGCCAGATTGCACATCATCAACGCCGGTCCGCGCTGCCCGGTCGATGAGGCGCTGGTCCAGCTCGGCGTGGACGAGCACCAGCGGCTGCAGTTGGAGATTCACCAGATCGAGGAACCGGCAGCCGACGCGATCCTTTCTGCAGTCGAACGTTATCGGATCGGCCTGGTGATCATGACCGCCTTCGGCGAGGGCGGCCCGTCGGATGGCTCCCAGGCGGTCGGGCATGTCACCCGTGAGGTCATCGAGCGAGCAGCGGTCCCGGTCCTGGTCCTCCCACCCAATTACGAACCGGCGTTTCCCTGGCGCTCGACGCTGGTGCCCCTGAGTGGTGAGGCGACCACCGACGAATCCCTGACCACGGCCCTGCAACTCGCCCACCGGCTCGATCTCAACGTGGCCATTGCCCATGTCGCAGGCCCGGCCGGATCCGGGGAGAGCGCGATGCCGGGACGTTACGTCGACCAGGTGCACCACGAGTTCGCCCAGATGCTCAACCAGCTTGTGGCCAGCGCCTGTCCCATGTGTTCCGTCGAAGAGCGGGCCCGCATCGAAGCCTTTCACCTCACCCAGGGTGATGTCGGCGACGAATTGATTCGGTTGGTGGAAGAGAAGGGCGTGGGCCTGCTGGTGCTCGGCTGGCATGGCCGGTTCATGATCGGGCATGCCCAGGTCCTCAAGCGGCTTATGGGGCAGGTCCGCTGCCCGATACTGCTGGTGAAGCCGGCGCCCAAGCCCCGCTTCCGGCTTAAGGTGGGGGAGGAGTTCGAGTGACTCGAACGCCCCCGTCTGCACTATTGGGCATAGCCCCTGCCATGAACGGTGATGTAATCGAAGAGGAGGTCGATCTTGCGGGCGATTTCGTAAAGCTGTTGGTCTGCCGACGACGACCGGAAGCGACCATCGCTGAATAGATAAAGGAGGGTGTTCGTATGTGGGGTTGGGATCACATGAATGGATACGGTGGGTGGGGATTCGGCTGGATATTCATGATCCTGTTTTGGGTGCTCATTATCGTCGCTATCCTCGCCGTCGTCCGTTGGCTGTCGGGGGGTGTCGCGGGAGGATCCGGAGATAAGTCGGCTCTCAGAATTCTGGAAGAGCGCTACGCGCGCGGCGAAATTGGTGAGGACGAGTTTCGCCGGAAAAAGAAGGATCTCTCATCCTGAATCGGGTCCAGGGGGACGCCCTTGCGTACCGAATGCGTTCGGCATTGCTAGTCTGAAAGAGCCGCGCTCGCCTACGAGAGGCGCGTGCTCAGGAGGGGCTCTTACGCGATGTTTCGGCAACGGATATGGCTGTGGACGCTGCTTGCCTTGGTGGCCCTCGGGGCGGGGTCGTACCTGCTGTTCATTCTGTTGCGGCCGGAGCCGCTTCCGCCCGGGATTCTCTACGGCAACGGCTATATCGAAGTCACCGAAGTGGAGGTGAGTGCCGAAGTCACGGGGCGCATCGAGGAGAGCGGCCTGGTGGAAGGGCAACGTGTCGAGAAGGGTGATCTGCTGGTACGGATTCGAAGCGCCGACATTCGAGCCAACCTGGGGGAGGCGCGTGCTCAGGTGGAGGCGACCCGCGCGGCCATGGAGGCTCTCCGGCAGCAGTTGGCCACGGCCCGGCACCATCTGGGGACGGCGGAGTCGGAGGTCGCGCGGTATCGCGAGCTGCGGGGCCAGGGAATCGTGACCCCGGAACAGCTGGATCAGGTGCAGAACCGGTTCGAGGAGGCCCGAGGCCAGGTGCGGTCGCTGGAGGCGCAAATCCGCGAAAGCGAGGCCCGGCTGGAGGCGGCTCGCCGGCGGGTGGAGGGGCTGGAACTCCAACTGCAGAAGACCGAAATCCACGCCCCGATCAGCGGCAGCGTGCTCACCCGCGCCACTGAGGCGGGCGAACTGGCCGCCCCGGGCCGGCTGGTGGCGGTGCTCGGGGACCTCGCCCGGCCCGAACTGCGGGTATTCATCCCCGAGGGGGATATCGCCAAGGTGAAGCTGGGGGAACCGGCCCGGGTGCGGGTGGACGCCTTTCCCCGGCGCTACTTCCCGGCACGGGTGGTGCGCATCGACCAGCAGGCCCAGTTCACGCCCCGGGATATCCACGTACCGGAAGAGCGGGTGCGCATGGTCTTCGGCGTGACGCTGGCCCTGGAGAATCCCGAGGGCCTGCTCAAGCCCGGCATGCCAGCGGACGCCTGGATTCGCTGGCAACAGGACGCGGCCTGGCCCGAGCGCCTGACGGTGCCGGAGTGATCGGGGTGGCCTCCGCTGCAGCCATTCACGCGGAGGGACTGGGCCGGCGGTTTGGCCGCCAGAGCGCCATCGAGAATATCGACCTGACCATCGCCCGGGGCGAGGTGTTGGGGATCGTGGGTCCCGATGGGGCCGGCAAGACCACCCTGATGCAGCTCTTCGCCGCCATTCTGGATCCCAGCGCCGGCCGCTGCACGGTGCTCGGGCGTGACAGCGTGCGGGAGGCGGCCGCCATCAATGCCGAAGTGGGCTATCTCTCCCAGGGCTTTACTCTCTACGACCGGCTCACGGTGGAGGAGAACCTGACCTTTGCCGCCCGCATCCGGGACGTCTCCCCGGCCGCCTATCGCGACCGCCGCGGGGCGCTGCTGGCCATGGCGGACCTGGAGCCCTTCACCGGCCGGCGGGCCGGGCAGCTCTCCGGCGGCATGGCCAAGAAGCTCTCGCTCTGCACTTCCCTCATCCATGAACCGCCGCTGCTGCTGCTTGATGAGCTGAGCCTGGGGGTCGATCCCATCTCGCGCCGGGAGCTGTGGAAACTGTTGTACCGGTTTAGGGAGAGCGGGACCACTGTGGTGCTGACCACCGCCTACATGGACGAGGCCCTGCAGTGCGATCGCATCGCCCTGCTTCAGGAGGGTCGGGCGAGGCAATCCGGGACACCGGGGTCGCTCCTTGGCGAGCTACAGGGGCGGGTGTTCAAGCTGGCGACCGGGCGACCGGGCGACGCGCTGGCGCTCCTGGCGTCGGCGCCGGAGGTGCAACGGACCCATCCGACCGCCTCGGCGATTCGCATCCTGACCCATCCGGGCCGGTCACTGGGCGCGGAGACGGTGGCGAGCCTGGAAGCGATGGGGAAGGTGACGCCCGCCGTGCCGACGCTGGAGGATGTCTTCGTGGCGGGGCGGGGCGAGGCGCCGGCACCCCGGCCGCCGTTCGACCTGCCGGCGCCCTCGGGCATTTCCCGGCCGGCGGTGGAAACGGTCGGCGTCACCGTCCGCTTTGGGGCCTTTACGGCGGTCGACGGCGTGTCGCTTCGTGTCGAACCCGGTGAGGTGGTGGGGCTGCTCGGGCCCAATGGCGCAGGCAAGACCACGCTCATGCGGGTGTTGTGCGCGCTGCAGCCCGTCAGCGCGGGGCAAGCCCGGGTGGCGGGCCTGGACGTGACCGAGGCGCCGTATGCACTTCGCCAGCGTATCGGATACGTCTCCCAGCGGTTTTCGCTCTACCCGGAACTCACCACTGCGGAGAACCTCGCCTTCTTTGCCAGCGCCTACGGGTTGTTTGGCCGGGCCCGGCGCGAGGCGGTGGCCTGGGCGGCGGGGCAGACCGGGCTGACCGGCCGGGAGGGGGCCCTGACGGCGTCGCTTTCCGGGGCGCAGCGGCAGCGGCTGGCCCTGGCCTGCGCCATCCTCCACCGGCCGCCGCTGCTGTTCCTGGACGAGCCCACCTCCGGCGTCGACCCCCTTGCCCGGCAGCGCTTCTGGTCGCTCATCCTGGCGCTGGCGCGAAGCGGCATGGCGGTGCTGGTATCGACCCACTACCTGGAGGAGGCGAACTACTGCCACAAGCTGGCCCTGATGCATCAAGGGGCGCTGGTGGCCTACGGTAGCATCCCGGATCTGCGGGCCGCGCTCGCGATGCCCGCCGACGCCCCGGTGGAGGCGCTGTTTGTCGCCTATATCCAACGGGTCGGGAAGGGCGCGGCATGAAGGGCCATCGGATCGGGGCGGTGATCACCAAAGAGCGGCATGAAATCCTCCGCGACCCGGTGGCGTTGCTGGTGGCCCTGCTGCTGCCCATGGTGCTGCTGTTTCTGTTTGGTTACGCGATTTCGCTCGACGTAAAGAATGTCGACATGGGCGTTCTGGATCGCGACCGTTCCGCCGCCAGCCGTTCGCTGGTCGAGAGCTTCACCGCCAGCGGCTACTTCCGGCTGGAGCGCCGCTTCGCCGGCGACCGCGACCTGAACCGGGCCCTGCAAAGCGGCGAGGTGCGACTGGCCCTGGTGATCCCCCCGGACTTCCGGCGCCGACTGACGCGGCAGGCACCCGCCGAAGTACAGGTGCTGGTAGACGGCACCTATTCGGCCACGGCGCTGGTGGTGGCCAATTACGCCCAAAGCATCCTCGCCGCCTTCGGCGCGACGCCGTCGCCCCGTACCGTCCGTGCCGAGATGCGGGTCTGGTACAACCCATCGCTGCGCAGCGTGAACACCATTGTTCCCGGGCTTTATGCGGTAATCCTGATGGCGTTCCCGCCGCTGCTGACCACGCTGGCCATTGTGCGCGAGAAGGAGCGGGGAACGGTCCAGCAGATCTATGCCTCGCCCCTGACCTCGGCCGAGTTCATCATCGGCAAGCTGATCCCGTACGGCCTGATCGCCTTCCTCCAGATCGGCCTGGTGATGCTGGCCGGCTACTTCTGGTTCCGGGTGCCGCTGGAGGGGGCGGCGAGCTTCCTGCTGGCCACGGCACTGATCTACGTCTTCTGTACCGTCGGCATCGGCCTGCTGATCTCCACGGTGACCCGCACCCAACTCTCCGCTGTGCTGCTGGCGCTCATTTTCACGCTGATGCCGTCGTTTCTCTTCTCGGGATTCCTTTTTCCCATCTTCACCATGCCCTATGTGTTTGAACTCTACACTGCGCTGTTCCCGGCCCGGTACTTCGTGGTGCTCTCCCGGGGCGTGAGCCTCAAGGGCGCGGGCATCGGCGTGTTGTGGTTCAACACGGCACTGCTGGCGGCCTACACGCTGGCGGTCTTCGCCCTGGCGGCATGGCGCCTGAAAAAGAAGGTGGCCTGATGCGTTTTGCGAGCCTGCTGCTCAAGGAGTTGATCCAGTTCTTTCGCGACCGGGTGATCCTGCTGCTCATCCTCTGGCTCTACACGGCCGAGGTGATCATCTGCGCCTTCGCGCTCTCCTTTGACGTCAAAGACCTGCCTCTCGCGGTGCTCGACCTCGATCGCACGGTGGTGAGCCGTACGCTCATTCAGCAGTTCACCTCCACGGAGGCGTTTCGTCCCGTCGGGCGGCCGCGGAGCATGGCGACCGTCGGCGACTGGCTCGAATCGGGGCGCGCCCACATCGTGTTGATCGTCCCCAAGGGTTTCGGTGCCGACATCCGGCGCAATACGGCGAGCAACGTTCAGATTTTACTGGACGGCTCCAACTCCAACGTGGCGGCTACCGCCAGGGGCTATGCCGAGCGCATTATCCATGCCTTTCAGAATCGGGTAACCCAGGGGGCAGCGCCGCCCATGCAGGTGACCCCGGTTCTTCGCATCTGGTACAACCCGCGCCAGAGCTTCACGCCGTTCGTGGTGCTCTCCATGATCGCGCTGGCCGCGCTGATGGTGGGGGTGATCCACCCGGCCGCCTCGATCGTGCGGGAGAAGGAGGTGGGCACCATCGAACAGCTCCGGGTGACGCCAATCCGCACCAGTGAGCTGTTCGTCGCCAAGACCCTGCCTACCCTCCTTATGGGGCTGCTGTCGATCTTTCCCAGCTTGCTCATCGTCCGCGGGTTCGACGTGCCGCTCCGTGGCAGTCTGTTCCTGTTCATGGCCCTGAGCGCGCTGTTTCTCGTCAGCGCCATCGGGATCGGCGTGCTGGTAGCGACCATCTGCAAGACCCTGCAGCAGGCGTTGCTGCTCTCTTTTTTCGGACTGGTGCCGCTGATGTTTCTGTCGGGGACGCTGGTTCCGGTGGAAAGCATGCCCGAACCCTTGCAGGTGCTGTCGCTGGCCAGCCCCTTGCGTCACTACATGACCATCACCCTCGGTATCTTTCTCAAGGGCGCCGACATGACCGTGCTTTGGCCTGAAACCCTGGCGCTGGCGGTGATCGGTGCCTGCCTGTTCGGCGCCGCCGCCGTCATCTTCCGCGTGCAGTCCGGCGTCCCGCGGCGTTGAAGTGTTCAGGTCTGGAAACGGTTTTTCTCCTGGACGATCTGTGCCTGCCGCGCCGCAGCTCCGATGACGAAAGATCCTCCAAGGGAGAATCTCCCTGGACTTCGAATGTATTGGCTTGTTCCCCGTGCCTCGGGTCTCAACATGGGGCTACATTTTGCAAAAGAGGGTGGCTGCACGTCCGGTCAAATCCTTTGTAGGGCGTGCGTAACTGAACACTGGGCTGTGAGTCGTAGCGAAATGGTGGATCATCCCAAAGCCGGGTTCAGCCGGCGTAGGCTGTTGCAGGCTGGAGTCGCAGGGGCACTCGGACTGGGGCTTCAGCGGCTGCCAGGGGCTGAACCGAGCCAGGCGCAGGAAACGAAATCCTTCCGGCAAGTGCAACTGGTGGCCCGAGAAGGTGAAATCGAGCCGGCCCCCGGGCAGGTCTCGCGAACCTGGATTTACAACGACGCTTTTCCCGGGCCCGAGATCCGTCTCAAGGAGGGAGAGCGGCTTCGTGCCACGGTCGAGAACCTTCTGCCTTCCGGAACCACCATCCACTGGCACGGTATTCCGGTTCCGAACCCCATGGATGGCGTGCCGGGGTTAACACAAGAGCCTGTCGCACCGGGCGCGCGTTTCGAGTACGCCTTTCGGGCCGCACCGGCCGGCAGCTATCTCTATCACTCTCACGTCCACCTGCAATTGGATCGCGGACTGCACGGTCCCTTGGTGGTAGAGGAGACCACTCCACATGTCACTTACGATCGGGAGTCCAATCTGATCCTCGACGACTATCTGCCCGAGGCACCGCTCCCTTTAGAGCTCCTGGCGGAGCGTCAGCAGGGAAATGGTCGCGGGGGCATGATGGGACCCGGGATGATGGGGCGGGGCATGGGACCCGGGATGATGGGACCGGGAATGATGATGGGTGGGTTCCTGGTCCCTCCCTATGCCGGTTTGCTCATTAACGGCCGCCTGCCTTCCGCCCCCGCCGAGTTCGCTATTCGCCGCGGCGAACGACTGCGGTTGCGGCTGTTCAATCCCGCCTCTGCAACCACATTCAGGGTTGCCGTCGGAGGGCATCGGCTTACGGTCACGCACGCCGACGGCCGCCCCGTGGAGCCGGTGACTGTCGATGCATTGTTTATCAGCATGGGTGAGCGCTATGACGTGCTCATCGAGGGCGGGCGGCCGGGCCTTTGGCCGATTGTGGCGGCCACCGTTGAGGGGAACAGCCCCCCGGCAGTGGCGCTGCTGCGCTATGCGGGGGTGCGTGGTAACACGCCGGAGGGCTTCCCGCCCGTCGCGGGGCGCGTGCTGCGACTGGCCGACCTGCGCGCGCTGTCGCCCCTGCCGCCGGGCAGCCCGGACCGTGTTTTCGACCTGGTACTGTCGGGACGGTCGGCGAGCGAGTGGACCATCAACGGTGAAATCTGGCCCGACGCTGAACCGCTGCAGATAGGTGCCGGGGAGCGGATCAGATTCCGCCTTTTCAATCGCAGCTTCATGCTCCATCCGATGCACCTGCATGGTCACTTCTTCCAGGTCGGGGCGGCAGTGAAAGACACCGTTATCGTTCCCCCGCACATGGGTCGAATCGAATTCGACTTCATCGCCGATAATCCGGGCCGGTGGCTCTTCCACTGCCACAACCTCTATCACCTCGAAGCCGGAATGGCCCGGGAGGTTCGCTACATTTGAGCGTGAGCGGAAACAAACCGACGGGCAATATGCGCTGCAGGCGTACCGGATCTGGCCGCCGTGACTGTATTGCGCAGGAGGTTGTTGATGACGTGGTGCAGTATCAAGCGGTCACCCTAGATCGAGGTAGTGCGCCTCGTCTCAGAGCGCTTCGAGCGCCTGTGCCGGCGACTGGGGCTGAAGCATCGGCTGACCAAGCCGTACAGCCCCCGGACCAATGGCAAGGCCGAACGGTTTATTCAAACCGCTCTGCACGAGTGGGCCTGTGCGCGCTCGTACAAGAACTCAATGCAGAGAGCCGGGCAGCTTCCGGTTTGGCTACATAAATACAACTGGCACCGCCCCCATGCCAGTCTGGATTACAAGCCTCCGGTCAGCCGGTTGGGACTTTCCGTGAACAACCTAATGGGTTTACACAACCAGCGGTTGACGCCTCACTGGGCTCGATGCTGCAGCTCTCGGCAGACATCGGCGCCATGGCCGATCGCATCGGGGAAATGGCAGATCGAATTCTCGTAATGGCCGACAACATTGGAACAATGGCCGATCGGATCCTGCTGACCCAGGTCATCCAGAACGGCAATATCGAACTGGTCTTGAACGCAACCCTTGTTACTCAGCAGAATCTTCTGACTCTCGCCAACGACTACAATCTATAAGTAATCCACTGACGGTGGTGATAGCTGAAGAGGGAATATTCAGTTGTCATCGCCTCGTTCAAAACGAGAAAAGCTTCACGGAGACCACCTGAACAGTTTGTTGACCGAGAGGTGAAAACTACGACGCAGTTGTGGTGAGGTGTGCACCGGTACAGGAGTACACAGCAGTTCATGTGACTCGAGTTCGCCGGCGTTTACCAGGAATACTGTCCTCCTAATTTTCCGTTTCCAAAGATAATTCCACAAGCTAGGGCGAGCAGCGGAAGCAAGGCTTCGTGGCTGTACGTGGGCAAAAATGGATGTTCGCTTACGTCATTGGAGCGATCATCGGTACAGGCAGCTTCGACGGGCTGCTCAGGGTCGGCTTCCACCGGGAGGCCGCTCTGTGTGGACATTAGCTAAAGCATCGGTCTGGAACCTTCCCAGTGGATACACCGCTTTCCCAGGAAAAGGGGCGGGAGTCTCTGATGATCAACAACATGTGAGACCTGCCCCGATTTTCTACCATTAAGGCGTGGTTGCTGTCGTCGGAGCTTTTCGTCGACCCGTATTAAGAATGAAGGAGGCCCGAAACGTGGCTAGCGAAGCTCAATGCCCTGTTATGCAGACCCGCCGTAGCCTGACCAATCGCGACTGGTGGCCGAACCAGGTTGACTTGGACATCCTTCACCAGCACAGCCCGGCATCCAATCCGCTTGGGACCGATTTCGACTACGCCGAAGCGTTCCGCAAGCTCGACCTGAAGTCGGTAAAGGAAGACCTCTACAAGGTAATGAATGACTCCCAGCCTTGGTGGCCGGCCGACTACGGCCATTACGGGCCGTTCATCATCCGCATGGCTTGGCATAGTGCCGGTACCTACCGTATCGCCGACGGACGCGGTGGCGGTTCCTCGGGTGCGCAGCGGTTCGCGCCGCTCAACAGCTGGCCGGACAACGCCAACCTCGACAAGGCGCGCCGCCTGCTCTGGCCGGTCAAGCAGAAGTATGGCAAACAGATCTCCTGGGCCGATCTGATGATCCTTGCGGGCAATTGTGCCTTGGAGTCGATGGGCTTCAAGACTTTTGGGTTCGGCGGCGGCCGATACGACATCTGGGAACCGCAGAAGGACATCTATTGGGGCACCGAAGAGGAGTGGCTCGGCGATCGGCGCTACAGCGAGGGCCGTGCCCTGGAGACCCCCCTCGCTGCCGTGCAGATGGGCCTGATCTACGTCAATCCCGAGGGGCCCAATGGCATACCGGATCCGGCCGCGGCCGCGATCGATGTTCGTGAAACCTTCGCCCGTATGGCGATGACCGACTACGAGACCGTCGCCCTGATCGCCGGCGGCCACACCTTCGGCAAGTGCCACGGTGCCGGCGATCCGGCGCTGATTGGCTCGCCACCGGAAGGCGAGGACGTTGCCGCCCAGGGCTTCGGCTGGACCAGCCGTCACGGCAGCGGCGTGGGTGGACACGCCATCACCAGCGGCCTGGAAGGCCCGTGGACCCCCACGCCGATCAAATGGGACATGAGCTTCTTCGATATGCTCTTCGACTATGAGTACGAGCTGGTCAAGAGTCCTGCCGGCGCTTGGCAGTGGACCCCCAAAGAAGCACCCGAGAGCGGCCAGGCCCCGGCCGCCGATGATCCATCGAAGAAAGTCTCGACCATCATGTTGACGACCGACCTTGCGCTCAAGGTCGACCCGGCATACGAAAAGATCGCGCGCCGCTTCCATCAGAATCCGGACGAGTTTGCCGATGCGTTCGCCCGCGCCTGGTTCAAGCTGACCCATCGCGACATGGGTCCCAAGTCGCGCTATATCGGCCCGGAGGTACCCGACGAGGATCTGATCTGGCAGGACCCGATTCCTCCCGTCGATCACGAACTGGTCGACGTGTCCGACGTCGCCGAGCTCAAGAAGAGCGTTCTCGCCACCGGACTGCCGGTGGCGGATCTCGTCTACGTCGCCTGGTCATCGGCGGCGACCTATCGGAATAGCGACAAGCGCGGCGGCGCCAACGGGGCGCGCATCCGGCTCGCACCCCAGAAGGACTGGGAGGTGAATGAAGCGGAGAGGCTGGAAAAGGTGCTGAAGGCGCTCGAGCAGGTCCGGGCCGACTTCAACGACCAGCAGACCGGCGGCAAAAAGGTCTCGCTTGCCGACCTGATCGTGCTTGCCGGTTCCGCAGCCGTCGAGAAGGCGGCCGGGGACGCCGGCTTTGATGTGAGCGTGCCGTTTACCCCGGGCCGTATGGATGCCTCCCAGGAGCAGACGGATGTGGACTCGTTCATGCCGCTCGAGCCGCGCGCGGATGGCTTTCGTAACTATGTGCATGCGGACATGACCGTGCCGGTCGAACAGATTCTTGTGGACCGTGCCCAACTGCTGGCGCTTTCCGCCCCGGAAATGACGGTGCTGGTCGGCGGCCTGCGGGTACTGGATGCCAACTATGCCGGTGCCGCACATGGCGTGTTCACCGACCGCCCCGGACAGCTCTCCAACGATTTTTTCGTCAACCTGCTCGACATGTGTACGGCGTGGAAGGCTGCGCCGGACAACGAACATCTGTTCGAGGGCCACGATCGCGCGAGCGGCCAGACCAGGTGGACCGCCAGCCGGGTCGACCTTGTGTTCGGGGCGAACTCCCAGCTGCGCGCTCTTTGCGAGGTCTACGCACAGAACGATTCCAGGGAAAAGTTCGTCAACGACTTCGTCGCGGCCTGGACGAAGGTGATGAACCTGGATCGCTTCGATCTTGACCGAGCAGGATGAGGAAGGGGCCAAGAGCGGTCAGTTACCCCAAACCGGTTGGTGAACAACTCGCGAATCAGAGGTGGGCTTTGCAGGCGAGAAATTTTACTACGACCCCATGTATTCCGATTACATCTACATCGGTGGCCATGCAAAGCCCCTTCCGTTCAGTGCGTTTGCCTCGCAGTCGCTAGCTGCCTTGTGCCGTTCTCGCGCGCGGCTTGCGCATCGACCGCCTCGGCGGCCCGCGCGGCGCCCATCCGGGTGTGATATCGCCCGGGCCAAACGTCTTCAGCCTCGCGGTACGCTTCGAGTGCCTCGGCGGGACGGTCGAGTTCCATAAAAAGGTCGCCCAGTGCCTCATAAGGCGGCAGCAAGGCGCCGGGGCTCACCGGATGCTTTTCGACGGTCGTTTCCAGTTCGGCGGCCGAACGGGTAAGCGTCAAGGCCTCCTGACCGTCGCCCTGCGCGTGCGCTATCCGGCCGTCCAGCACCAGTCGGTCGATTTCTATATAGGTTGCAATGTCATCATCGCCAGCGGCCCTGGCATTTTCACGGAGGTCTCGAAGACGCGCCTCGGCCTCCCGCGCGAGCTCCAAATCTCCGGTGTGGACGGCACCGAGTCCCCGTGCGTACCAGGTCTGGCCTTCCGCCCAGGGCGATTCATCCCAGGGCAGATAGTCGAGCGAACGCGGCTTCAGGTTTACCGCTTTCTCCCAGTTACGCCGCTCCACGGCGAGCCGGGCCGGCATGGAGGCGGCGTGGAAGGCGGTGATGAAGTTCCGCTGGTAGGGCCCCTTGGCCAGTGCCTCTTCAACAACGGCCTCAGCCCGGTCCCAATTGCCGCGCTGCAGGTGCGCATAGACGAGGTAATCAGCAGCATGGATGTAATGGAGGGAGACGGCGCCGTTCACCGGCCGGTCGAGCGCCGCATCCGCCGATTCCCGGTTCCATTCGATCACCTTCGGCCACTCTCCAAGGCGGACATAGATATGCGAAGGCATGTGCATCGCATGGGGAACCTCCGGGGCGATTTTACGATAGGCTTCGACGATATCGAGCGCATTCTCCGCACGACCATCCGCGTCGGTGACATGGATGGTGTAGTGAATCGCGCCGGGATGTCTGGGGTGCTGTTCATGAATCTGCCGAAGGATGGTCTCCGCTTCGTCGAAAAGCGGATCACTGTCATCGACCCGCTGTGCGAGCGTAAGCCGGGAGAGGGCATACAGGGAGGCGATATCCGGATCATCAGGGTAGGCCTCGTATGGATCTTTCATTGCCTCGACCCAGCGGCGAAGCCGGGTGGGGAATTCCGCCGTACCCGGTTCACGGAAAAATGCGCCACTGGCTTCGATCAAGAGCGCTTCACGGCGCGAATCGGCCCTGGTCCGGGCCTGCTCGATCAGGCGCCAACCGCTTTGAACCTCTTCATCCGTCGGGCGGGTGGCCCAAAGCGGCTGAAACAGAGTGGTAGCTGCGCCCCAGTACGCCATCGCACAGGCCGGGTCTGCCTCGATGATTGCTTCGAACCGCTCCCGGGCCTCCTGGTACATCATGTGATGCATTAATCCCAAGGCATGGTTGAAATCAGGCTGGACGGACTCATCGCAGGCGGTTTCGAAATCCACTTCGCCGATGGCGGCCTGCTCGTTCGCGATTGCAGAAAGAGGCGATATGAGTCCCATTATCAAGATAATGGCCGCGATCTTCTTCACACCGAAGTTATCCCGAAGCATCTTTTAACCTCTCCTTTCCTTG is drawn from Thiohalomonas denitrificans and contains these coding sequences:
- a CDS encoding universal stress protein, whose product is MKPITDILIPLDGSRRALEGLSVAIWLGARLGARLHIINAGPRCPVDEALVQLGVDEHQRLQLEIHQIEEPAADAILSAVERYRIGLVIMTAFGEGGPSDGSQAVGHVTREVIERAAVPVLVLPPNYEPAFPWRSTLVPLSGEATTDESLTTALQLAHRLDLNVAIAHVAGPAGSGESAMPGRYVDQVHHEFAQMLNQLVASACPMCSVEERARIEAFHLTQGDVGDELIRLVEEKGVGLLVLGWHGRFMIGHAQVLKRLMGQVRCPILLVKPAPKPRFRLKVGEEFE
- a CDS encoding ABC transporter permease encodes the protein MRFASLLLKELIQFFRDRVILLLILWLYTAEVIICAFALSFDVKDLPLAVLDLDRTVVSRTLIQQFTSTEAFRPVGRPRSMATVGDWLESGRAHIVLIVPKGFGADIRRNTASNVQILLDGSNSNVAATARGYAERIIHAFQNRVTQGAAPPMQVTPVLRIWYNPRQSFTPFVVLSMIALAALMVGVIHPAASIVREKEVGTIEQLRVTPIRTSELFVAKTLPTLLMGLLSIFPSLLIVRGFDVPLRGSLFLFMALSALFLVSAIGIGVLVATICKTLQQALLLSFFGLVPLMFLSGTLVPVESMPEPLQVLSLASPLRHYMTITLGIFLKGADMTVLWPETLALAVIGACLFGAAAVIFRVQSGVPRR
- a CDS encoding HlyD family secretion protein; translation: MFRQRIWLWTLLALVALGAGSYLLFILLRPEPLPPGILYGNGYIEVTEVEVSAEVTGRIEESGLVEGQRVEKGDLLVRIRSADIRANLGEARAQVEATRAAMEALRQQLATARHHLGTAESEVARYRELRGQGIVTPEQLDQVQNRFEEARGQVRSLEAQIRESEARLEAARRRVEGLELQLQKTEIHAPISGSVLTRATEAGELAAPGRLVAVLGDLARPELRVFIPEGDIAKVKLGEPARVRVDAFPRRYFPARVVRIDQQAQFTPRDIHVPEERVRMVFGVTLALENPEGLLKPGMPADAWIRWQQDAAWPERLTVPE
- a CDS encoding SHOCT domain-containing protein, whose amino-acid sequence is MWGWDHMNGYGGWGFGWIFMILFWVLIIVAILAVVRWLSGGVAGGSGDKSALRILEERYARGEIGEDEFRRKKKDLSS
- a CDS encoding ATP-binding cassette domain-containing protein; its protein translation is MIGVASAAAIHAEGLGRRFGRQSAIENIDLTIARGEVLGIVGPDGAGKTTLMQLFAAILDPSAGRCTVLGRDSVREAAAINAEVGYLSQGFTLYDRLTVEENLTFAARIRDVSPAAYRDRRGALLAMADLEPFTGRRAGQLSGGMAKKLSLCTSLIHEPPLLLLDELSLGVDPISRRELWKLLYRFRESGTTVVLTTAYMDEALQCDRIALLQEGRARQSGTPGSLLGELQGRVFKLATGRPGDALALLASAPEVQRTHPTASAIRILTHPGRSLGAETVASLEAMGKVTPAVPTLEDVFVAGRGEAPAPRPPFDLPAPSGISRPAVETVGVTVRFGAFTAVDGVSLRVEPGEVVGLLGPNGAGKTTLMRVLCALQPVSAGQARVAGLDVTEAPYALRQRIGYVSQRFSLYPELTTAENLAFFASAYGLFGRARREAVAWAAGQTGLTGREGALTASLSGAQRQRLALACAILHRPPLLFLDEPTSGVDPLARQRFWSLILALARSGMAVLVSTHYLEEANYCHKLALMHQGALVAYGSIPDLRAALAMPADAPVEALFVAYIQRVGKGAA
- a CDS encoding ABC transporter permease, producing the protein MKGHRIGAVITKERHEILRDPVALLVALLLPMVLLFLFGYAISLDVKNVDMGVLDRDRSAASRSLVESFTASGYFRLERRFAGDRDLNRALQSGEVRLALVIPPDFRRRLTRQAPAEVQVLVDGTYSATALVVANYAQSILAAFGATPSPRTVRAEMRVWYNPSLRSVNTIVPGLYAVILMAFPPLLTTLAIVREKERGTVQQIYASPLTSAEFIIGKLIPYGLIAFLQIGLVMLAGYFWFRVPLEGAASFLLATALIYVFCTVGIGLLISTVTRTQLSAVLLALIFTLMPSFLFSGFLFPIFTMPYVFELYTALFPARYFVVLSRGVSLKGAGIGVLWFNTALLAAYTLAVFALAAWRLKKKVA